In the Acanthochromis polyacanthus isolate Apoly-LR-REF ecotype Palm Island chromosome 20, KAUST_Apoly_ChrSc, whole genome shotgun sequence genome, GAAGAACGAGTGAAATAATGATGAGAGCAGAAACATGAGAAAGACTGAAACCAGATCTCAGAGAGGAAAGGAACGATGGGAAATGAACTTCAACACTTGATCAGCAGTTCTGAATGAAAGTCCAAATACAGCCTTTGATGACATCACCACGTGATGACGACGGTGATTGGGCGAGCTGTGTGCAGCGTCGTGTTGTGACTGTGATGTCAGACCTCCATGCCGTTGGGTTTGGCCGTCCTGGAGATCCACAGGGTTGATTGGTCGGTGGCGGTCTTGGTTTGGGGGTCACTGTGACGACAGACGACAGTTAGACGAACGTCCAATCACAGTTACTCTGACCCTGGCCCAGCAGCAGGGGGCGCTAAAGCTGCAGTCGCTGTCATTAAACCACCAACCAGGATGGAGCTTCAGCTGCTAATCCAGAACATCTGACAAACTCTCCTGAAAAACCTTCAGCTGcccaaaagaaaagagaagctaTGATTTCCACAAACCAATGGAGGCTTTAGAACCTCCTAACGGAACTCCAGAACTTCTGAGATCCATTAAAGATACTTCAGAGAACTCTGACAGCAGCTAAACGTGAACTTTAACTTGGCACCATTCTGGGATTTGTAGTTCTTTGGTTCATCTCACCTTCTGCTGATCCTCTGAAAACAACAAGTCCCAGAAGCCACCAGGATGAGCAGCAGCAACGGGATGGTCGGGATGACGACGTAGAGCAGCAGCATGCCTAAGGAGAACAGGAGAACGTTCTAATGAGAACATTAGACTGGAGAACAGGAGAACGttctaacaataataataactttatttataaagcgttTTCCGTCAATGTGCTgtacacaaaaatataaacagataaataaaaacagataaaaataaaaacagaacaataaaaaagacatcagtaaaacaaacaatttaagaTTCATATATAAAGGAAAACAAGTGGGTtttcagcttagttttaaatacattaatggacGATGCCTGCCTGATTTCAGCAGGCAGACTGTTCCACCATGTAGGTGCCTGGAAAGAAAAAGCCCGTTCCCCCACCGTCTTTTGACAGACCTTCGGGATATTCAGAAGTCCAGTCCCCTGAGAACGGAGAGCCCGAGCGGGGACATAAAGATTCAGCAGGCTGGATAAATAAGACGGGGCCATTCCATGAACAATTTTATAGGTTAGTAGCAGCACCTTAAAGTCTGCTCTAACATGAACTGGTAGCCAATGCAGAGAGACCAACACTGGAGTAATATGCTCGTATTTACTTGTTCTGGTCAGAACACGAGCTGCTGGTTCTGAACCATCTGCAGACCATGAAGGCTCTTCATTGGCAGACCTGATAAAAGGACATTGCAATAGTCCAACCgtgaggaaacaaaagcatgaaatagGACCTCAGCATCCTGAAATAACAGACTTGGTCtgattttagagatatttctgAGAACATTAGACTGAAGAACAGGAGAACATTCTAACGAGAACATTAGACTGGGGAGCAAGAGAACGTTCTTACGAGAACATTAGACTGGAGAACAAGAGAACGTTCTAATGAGAACATTAGACTGAAGAACAGGAGAACGTTCTAATGAGAACATTAGACTTCAGAACGTTGTAATGACAACATTAGACTGGAGAACATGAGAATGTTCTAATGGAGAGCAGAGTGACATCACATGAGGTCATCGGTGTTCCTACCTGAAGCTCCAGCTGTGGTGACCTCAGAGGGAACCTCCTCACCTGCAGACTGAGTGACCACACCTCCACCTGCAgtcactgcagacacacaacacctgCTGTGATGGTTGTGTTCTACTGCTGTTCTACTGCTCTGTTCTCCTGTTGTGTTCCATTGTTGTGTTCTACTGTTGTGTACTATTGTTGTGTTCCATTGTTGTGTTCtactgttgtgtttctgttcgtctcctcctgcaggtcacagcagtgattgacaggtgtgtGGGTGGTCCTTACCTGTGTCCCTCCCTCCAGGTGAGTTGCTGTGTTCATTCAACAGGTGGCTCTCtgaagtaaacacacaggtgattaaatatttatatttacaggaGTGAGGAATGCTACCTGGCCTATTTGCGGGGGCTGAAGCCGATTGGTCGACTCACCTGGTTCGTATTTACAGATGAAGTTGTGCTTCATGTTGCAGCGGTCGTCGTTCCATTGATAGAGATAAGCCCCGCCCAGACCAGGCAGTGCAGTGGGCTGATGGTACATGACGACGCACGCCTCGCCGCCGCAGGACGGCTCGTCCAGGTACCAGTTCCTGCATCAGCATCGTCACCGTGGTTACCAGCAGCATCCTATTGACTGTCACTATGTCAGGTTCACCCCATGGTACCTGTTCCAGGTGTGTCTCTGACATCACACTCACCTGAAGGTGGCCACGCTACCGTCCGTCCACTGGTACAGCTgtggacaggaagtgaaggagTTGCTGGGTTCAGTTTGATCCACACGGGTCAGCCCGATCCAGAAATCTCCGTCAGAGATCCCTCCTCTGCCAGCTGAGGCTCCGCCCACCGCACCTGAACGCAGCTCCTGAcgatgaggaggaggacgaagGTCAGGAGGGGAAGCAGAGGCAGTAGAAGACCAGGTGTGTGTCTCACCTGCAGAAGGTTTTCGatgtctctctgctctgtagGACTCTGGATGCTGAGCAGCGATCCTCCGTCCATCTCACAGGCCTGGACTGCCTCCCTGAAGGCCACACGGCTCGACACGTCCTGGAAATACGCCATCTTATAGCACGGACTCTCGGGACCGCCCATACACACCGTCTGACCTGTACACAAAGCCCCGCCTACGTCACTGGACCCATGATGTCATCACTGGATCAGTGACATCATCCTACCAGACTTCAGTGTGCTGCCTGGAACTATAACAGGTCTTAAATaagttattattttaataattaaatcaTATAAATATTCCAGAATCCTGCAAAACGTGGTCCAGTTTATCAAGAACACTTCAGTCCTTTACCTGCTGATCTGACTCAGAGTAACCAGAGTTAGTTAGCAGATatctacagatgttctacagatgttcAGGTTTAATTGATCTTAATGACCACATTAATCTCTTATTATATTATTTGTCGGTCTGAACATTTTAAGTGAGACAGAGGACGATAGgcaacagacacagagagagagattctttacatttaaattgaTTTTGAAGTGAATTGTGCAGCAATAATGACCCAAATTGCTGATGCAGGAGTCAGTGAGAGAACactacaggtgtgtgtgtgtgtgtgtgtctgcagcagtGATTAATACAGTCTGTTAAAACAGCCTCAGGGCTACTTTAAGTGATTAGCTGGATTCTCTTCTGCACCATCATCAGTTTGCTGTTGGAGCTGCCAAGGAGCTCCGtttatctctgtctctctggttCGAAACGCTGCTCGTATTCAACAAGAACAGACCATCTGTGTAGTGAATCAGGATTTTCAGGTTGAACAAACAATTCACTGAGGACAGACATGAATTAAAAATGTGGTCAGTTTGGTGTAGGATCACACCCCAAAACCTCAGACCAGCGCCCAATTGTGACAGTCTTAAAAATACTTTCTAATTGCTCCTTAAAGATGTAATTCTAGAATTTATCCCAAACTAGATTTGAAATAAATGGACTTTAAACCGTCTTATTCTATGAAACATTTAATGAATCAAAGGAGTTAAAAACCTAAATAAGGAACAGGTCATTTTAAGGTAATAGATTAGAGGTAATAGATTGTTCCAGACAAAATTTAATGATTAAATTATGCAAAGTAGCATCTTGTCGGTTGGTTAGCTGATTACGTTGAAAGGAATTATCTGACTCGGAGTTTTTCAAACCTTTAAATTCACTGAAGGATTAAATATTCATGACAGGAAAACATTTAGTTTTACAGAAGGGAGGTGTTCAGTTTTAGAATCCCAGAACAGTTTATTCCAGAATCCATCTGTGGTCTGTTCAGAGAATCCAAACCCAGCAGGACTCTTACATCCAGGATCAGGTCTGGTCCAGACTAGAGTCCAGACTCAACATGGAGAAGCAGCATTGAGCTGTTTGGAACAAACTGCCAGTGGAGATTAGACTTTCACCAGATGTAGACTCTTTCAAATCcaggttaaaaacatttctcatTCAATGCATGAAATTTTCACAGTATCGTTTAACTGCTCCTCTGTGTGATGCTCTGAATGGGCATGAAATGTTCTCTACAGAAAAATTGGCCTTTCCTTAGAAGTTCCACGTTAAAAAGACTCACCGCTGACCACTCTGGCTGCTTCATCTGGGACCAGCGTCACCATGACCACCACCAGCATCAGCAGCCTCCCCAGGTTCAACGGCATCGTCCTCCGGAGGTCTGAAGGAACGTTCCAGTAGAGCTTTCAGCTGCACAGGgttctctctgtgttctctCAGGGTTCTCTCAAGGTTCTCTGCTCAGTCTCATGCTGCTGTGTCTCTGTGAGCAGCAGGGAGTGCTTCTGTCTCCTCCCTCGTCATCGATCGGCCACAGCTGTAGCCTCCTCCTTTGTTAAGCCCCGGGGGCCTCACACTTTAATTTACTTACCCAGACTGACAGCTGATTGGCTCCTGCAGAGCAGCTGATCAATAGATGATATCTGCTGTTATGAGCAACACTTCATGCTTCCTCTGCATCGATGGTCTGCGTGATTCACACACAACACTGAGCTTTACAGAGTGGCACGATGAGGGAAGAATATTCCTTTGGTTTCTGAGGTTAAACTCCTCGCTGTAGAcgttaaattaattaatattaagtTAAATGCTGTGAAATCATCGATCATCCGTCAGGCAGAAGCTGCCTGAGAATCTGACTTTAGTTTCCTTCAGTAAATCAGTAATTTGTGATGGTCATCTGTTGATCCACGATACACTGCAGAGTTCTGCTAAGCTATGCTAGCTGTTTTCCTCTgcttaatgtttttatgttaagCTAGGCGAgctgttttcttctgcttattgtctttatgctaagctaggctagctgttttcctctgctttacgtctttatgctaagctagccTAATAGTTCCCACCTGTTTCCGGCCTTTGTggtaagctaggctaacaatTCCCACCTGTTTCCAgcctttgtgctaagctagacTAACAGTTCCCACCTGTTTCCaacctttatgctaagctaggctagctgttttcttctgtctgaaatctttatgctaagctagcagTTTTCCTCTGCTTCCAGTCGTTACgctaagctaggctagctgttttcctttgtgttacgtctttatgctaagctaggctgaCAGTTCCCACCTGTTTCCAGCCTTTGTGCTAAGCTTACAGTTCCCACCTGTTTCCAGCCTTTGTGCTAAGCTTACAGTTCCCACCTGTTTCCGgcctttgtgctaagctaagcttaCAGTTCCCACCTGTTTCCAacctttgtgctaagctaggctaacagttcccACCGGTTTCCAGCCTTTGTGCttagctaggctaacagttcccACCTGTTTCCAgcctttgtgctaagctaggctaacagttcccACCTGTTTGCAGCCTTTGTGCttagctaggctaacagttcccACCGGTTTCCAGCCTTTGTGCttagctaggctaacagttcccACCTGTTTGCAgcctttgtgctaagctaggctaacagttcccACCGGTTTCCAgcctttgtgctaagctaggctaacagttcccACCGGTTTCCAgcctttgtgctaagctaggctaacagttcccACCTGTTTGCAgcctttgtgctaagctaggctaacagttcccACCTGTTTGCAgcctttgtgctaagctaggctaacagttcccACCTGTTTGCAgcctttgtgctaagctaggctaacagttcccACCTGTTTGCAGCCTTTGTGCttagctaggctaacagttcccACCGGTTTCCAGCCTTTGTGCttagctaggctaacagttcccACCTGTTTGCAgcctttgtgctaagctaggctaacagttcccACCTGTTTGCAGCCTTTGTGCttagctaggctaacagttcccACCTGTTTGCAgcctttgtgctaagctaggctaacagttcccACCTGTTTGCAGCCTTTGTGCttagctaggctaacagttcccACCTGTTTGCAgcctttgtgctaagctaggctaacagttcccACCTGTTTGCAGCCTTTGTGCttagctaggctaacagttcccACCTGTTTGCAgcctttgtgctaagctaggctaacagttcccACCTGTTTGCAGCCTTTGTGCttagctaggctaacagttcccACCTGTTTGCAGCCTTTGTGCttagctaggctaacagttcccACCTGTTTCCAGCCTTTGTGCTAACAGTGTGGGTCTGTCCAGCTGGTCATGTCTGTTCAGTTTTTCATATGTGTGAAATGCTGAATGTCTTCGCTGCCAAACgtatttttctgtcttggtGGAAGAagaactacaatgaaaacagtcaGTAAAGCGTTAAAGTGCTGAAGTGAGTTCCAGGATCCGGTCATTAGATCAGTTTACTGACACACTTAGACTCTGAAACTCAACCTGACAGCtgaaatatgacacataattcagTTTAACACCATCACACTGATGGAGGCAGGTGGAGGGTCAGAAGGACGGGTGGAAGCGGAGAtggagggggagacagaggtGGAGGCGCAAATAGAAGTGGAGATAGAGACAGACATaggtggaggaggagatagAGGTGGAGACGGAGGTTAATATAAAGGTGGAGTGTGTGTTCTAACCAAATGTTGCTCTTGGTTCACTGTAACTCATAATGACCTGTTGGATCTCAACATCCATTTATTGATCGCTGTATTGATCTACTGCAGGCGGCCAATCGTCTCGTCGTCATGCAGAAACACACTCCACTTACTGCtgattgacacacacacacacacacacacacacacacacacacacacacacacacacacacacacacacacacacacacacacacacacacacagaggtaacCAGGGCTGATCGGACCCATTTTCCAGATAAAACGCTTTAAGGATTCAGATCAGTCCAGAggaactgaatatttttggaatgattcagaaaaactgcatttctgcCTCCAGTCTGGAAGTAGAACTTTGTAGTAAAGCTCCAGTAGAACCCTATCTAGATGTagtgctagagggtaaatgtagcggtaaatgtagtactagatggTAGGATGTACTGCAGTAAACCTGTTTCTCTCCATGATGGCAGTAGATGtcgatcagctgtagttcctggttgttccaccaggtggagcctcttcctgtttcattttgtaGATCACCTGTAGTTCCTGGATGTTCTGACAAACAAAGACGTCAGATTCTTGAGACCGGTTCAGAACGTCTCTAACCTCTCGTTCTTGTGTTTGCTGCAGAATTAAAAATTGATAAAGGCGCTGgttcctgctgctggtttgtGGAGCAGcactggaagaaaacctgtctTTAACTGAGAAGGATCCAGTAGACCTCTGAACCCAGGAGTCCAGCAGAACCAAAGTCAGAAAAGAAGGAGCAGGTTCCTGGAGGTTGTGCAGCCAGAAGGACGGAGTCAACAAACGAAGACTAAAGCAGGTTTTTACAACACAGAACAAAGTTCATCTGACATGCCGGTGCATTCCTGTTGTTCCTGACCAAGGTTATCGAAGTAGAACCATCTGAGTTGACAAAgaccattcttttttttttttttaaccaaattttctTTATGGAACTAAAAATGCTTCCTCTATGGCTTCACTGTAAAGAATCATCTTTGATTTTAACACCTGTGTTTTTCTGAGTTCAGATGGTTAAAAAGAATATAAAGGACTACTTGTAAAGTAGTTCCTTAGAGAATTTTTTGTTGACAGAAGCTCTTTAGAGCACTTTTTGATGTTTCTTGAAGCACCTTGAGGGTTCTTTAAGGGACCATTGAAAGAAATGGTTCTTAAAGAGATTTAAGATTTTTGCTTCTCGGAGCTAAGCAGGGATTTCAGGACACAGAATATTTGAAAGACAACAGCTGCTGGAATATTTtatattcaaacattttttctaGACTTATCTTTTTGATGGAGAACAAGATCACAAACAGCAATGATCTGTCAATCAAAGCACTGCAGATCAATAACGTTTTTGGATCTATGAGGCTGATCCATTCCGACCATCCAATCAGCCGGCAGCTGCTCAGACTGCATGATGACACATTagcctgctgtgtgtttgttggtcTCTGTGAGGACCGATGGCGAGGGTGTGTGAAGAAACAGAC is a window encoding:
- the chodl gene encoding chondrolectin isoform X3 gives rise to the protein MPLNLGRLLMLVVVMVTLVPDEAARVVSGQTVCMGGPESPCYKMAYFQDVSSRVAFREAVQACEMDGGSLLSIQSPTEQRDIENLLQELRSGAVGGASAGRGGISDGDFWIGLTRVDQTEPSNSFTSCPQLYQWTDGSVATFRNWYLDEPSCGGEACVVMYHQPTALPGLGGAYLYQWNDDRCNMKHNFICKYEPESHLLNEHSNSPGGRDTVTAGGGVVTQSAGEEVPSEVTTAGASGMLLLYVVIPTIPLLLLILVASGTCCFQRISRSDPQTKTATDQSTLWISRTAKPNGMEV
- the chodl gene encoding chondrolectin isoform X2; the encoded protein is MPLNLGRLLMLVVVMVTLVPDEAARVVSGQTVCMGGPESPCYKMAYFQDVSSRVAFREAVQACEMDGGSLLSIQSPTEQRDIENLLQELRSGAVGGASAGRGGISDGDFWIGLTRVDQTEPSNSFTSCPQLYQWTDGSVATFRNWYLDEPSCGGEACVVMYHQPTALPGLGGAYLYQWNDDRCNMKHNFICKYEPESHLLNEHSNSPGGRDTVTAGGGVVTQSAGEEVPSEVTTAGASGMLLLYVVIPTIPLLLLILVASGTCCFQRISRSDPQTKTATDQSTLWISRTAKPNGMEKEQSQGGDGSEASSRDKDVGSLQPQY
- the chodl gene encoding chondrolectin isoform X1, yielding MPLNLGRLLMLVVVMVTLVPDEAARVVSGQTVCMGGPESPCYKMAYFQDVSSRVAFREAVQACEMDGGSLLSIQSPTEQRDIENLLQELRSGAVGGASAGRGGISDGDFWIGLTRVDQTEPSNSFTSCPQLYQWTDGSVATFRNWYLDEPSCGGEACVVMYHQPTALPGLGGAYLYQWNDDRCNMKHNFICKYEPESHLLNEHSNSPGGRDTVTAGGGVVTQSAGEEVPSEVTTAGASGMLLLYVVIPTIPLLLLILVASGTCCFQRISRSDPQTKTATDQSTLWISRTAKPNGMEKEQSQGGDGSEASSRDKDVGSLQVRRDYNFLKIRYLWQGETRQY
- the chodl gene encoding chondrolectin isoform X4 — encoded protein: MPLNLGRLLMLVVVMVTLVPDEAARVVSGQTVCMGGPESPCYKMAYFQDVSSRVAFREAVQACEMDGGSLLSIQSPTEQRDIENLLQELRSGAVGGASAGRGGISDGDFWIGLTRVDQTEPSNSFTSCPQLYQWTDGSVATFRNWYLDEPSCGGEACVVMYHQPTALPGLGGAYLYQWNDDRCNMKHNFICKYEPESHLLNEHSNSPGGRDTVTAGGGVVTQSAGEEVPSEVTTAGASGMLLLYVVIPTIPLLLLILVASGTCCFQRISRS